From Acidimicrobiales bacterium:
GGTGCATGCTCCTCGTGCGGACCAACCACGACGTGCCCCAGCACAAGGGGATCACCTGCCTTTTGGCGTCGATGCGCTCTCCCGGGGTCGAGGTGCGCCCGATCGTCCTGGCCAACGGCAACCCCGAGACGACCGAGGTCTTCTGGGACGAGGTGGAGGTCCCGGCCGAGAACCGCCTCGGGGAGGAGGGGGACGGCTGGCGGATCGCCATGACCACGGTGTCGTACGAGCGGGGGCCCGCCGACGTGGGGATCATCGCCCACTTCCGGCGCAACCTGCGCCAGGTGGAGCGGCTGGCCGCCGAGCGGGGGAGGGCGGCCGAGCCCGAGGTCCGCAAGGCGCTGGCCCGGGCCTACGTGCTGGGCGAGGAGCTGCGCCTCAACGTCGTCGAGCAGCTGTCGATGCGGGTGAGCGGCCGCCCGCCCGGTCCGGAGAGCTCGGTTTCCAAGCAGCTGTGGACGGCGGCCGAGCAGTACCTGCAGCACGTGGCCATGGACCTGGTCGGAGCCGACGCCCTCACCGGCGCCGCC
This genomic window contains:
- a CDS encoding acyl-CoA dehydrogenase family protein codes for the protein EPGAGSDLASLRTRAERVDGRYVVNGQKMWSSGGQYSDWCMLLVRTNHDVPQHKGITCLLASMRSPGVEVRPIVLANGNPETTEVFWDEVEVPAENRLGEEGDGWRIAMTTVSYERGPADVGIIAHFRRNLRQVERLAAERGRAAEPEVRKALARAYVLGEELRLNVVEQLSMRVSGRPPGPESSVSKQLWTAAEQYLQHVAMDLVGADALTGAAEDRLAEYFYSRPISVYGGSAQIQRNLLAQRVLGMPRG